In Dromaius novaehollandiae isolate bDroNov1 chromosome 3, bDroNov1.hap1, whole genome shotgun sequence, the following are encoded in one genomic region:
- the MAPRE3 gene encoding microtubule-associated protein RP/EB family member 3 isoform X2: MQCWGMAVNVYSTSVTSENLSRHDMLAWVNDSLQLNYTKIEQLCSGAAYCQFMDMLFPGCVHLRKVKFQAKLEHEYIHNFKVLQAAFKKMGVDKIIAVERLVKGKFQDNFEFIQWFKKFFDANYDGKEYNPLLARQGQDVAPPPNPGDQIFNKPKKPIGTAVPQRTSPTGPKSTPNPARLSNVPSNVLRKNSPAARNGGPDADAQILELNQQLLDLKLTVDGLEKERDFYFSKLRDIELICQEHEHENSPIITGIVSVLYATEEGFAPPEDDELEEQQPEDQDEY; the protein is encoded by the exons CTGGGGCATGGCCGTCAATGTGTACTCCACGTCGGTGACCAGCGAGAACCTGAGCCGCCACGACATGCTGGCCTGGGTCAACGACTCCCTGCAGCTCAACTACACCAAGATCGAGCAGCTCTGCTcag GTGCTGCCTACTGCCAGTTCATGGACATGCTGTTCCCGGGCTGCGTCCACCTGCGCAAGGTGAAGTTCCAGGCCAAGCTGGAGCACGAGTACATCCACAACTTCAAGGTGCTGCAGGCCGCCTTCAAGAAGATGGGGGTGGACAAG ATCATCGCGGTGGAGCGGCTGGTGAAAGGCAAGTTCCAGGACAACTTCGAGTTCATCCAGTGGTTCAAGAAGTTCTTCGACGCCAACTACGACGGGAAGGAGTACAACCCGCTGCTGGCGCGGCAGGGCCAGGACGTCGCGCCCCCCCCAAACCCAGGTGATCAGATCTTCAACAAACCCAAGAAACCCATTGGCACTGCAG TCCCCCAGAGGACCTCGCCGACGGGCCCCAAGAGCACGCCGAACCCGGCCCGCCTCAGCAACGTCCCCAGCAACGTCCTGCGGAAAAACTCCCCGGCCGCCCGCAACGGCGGCCCCGACGCCGACGCGCAGATCCTGGAGCTCAACCAGCAG CTGCTGGACCTGAAGCTGACGGTGGACGGGCTGGAGAAGGAGCGGGACTTCTACTTCAGCAAGCTGCGGGACATCGAGCTGATCTGCCAGGAGCACGAGCACGAGAACAGCCCCATCATCACGGGCATCGTCAGCGTCCTCTACGCCACGGAG GAGGGCTTCGCCCCGCCGGAGGACGACGAGCTGGAGGAGCAGCAGCCGGAGGACCAGGACGAGTACTAG
- the MAPRE3 gene encoding microtubule-associated protein RP/EB family member 3 isoform X4: MQHGRGSWGMAVNVYSTSVTSENLSRHDMLAWVNDSLQLNYTKIEQLCSGAAYCQFMDMLFPGCVHLRKVKFQAKLEHEYIHNFKVLQAAFKKMGVDKIIAVERLVKGKFQDNFEFIQWFKKFFDANYDGKEYNPLLARQGQDVAPPPNPVPQRTSPTGPKSTPNPARLSNVPSNVLRKNSPAARNGGPDADAQILELNQQLLDLKLTVDGLEKERDFYFSKLRDIELICQEHEHENSPIITGIVSVLYATEEGFAPPEDDELEEQQPEDQDEY; encoded by the exons CTGGGGCATGGCCGTCAATGTGTACTCCACGTCGGTGACCAGCGAGAACCTGAGCCGCCACGACATGCTGGCCTGGGTCAACGACTCCCTGCAGCTCAACTACACCAAGATCGAGCAGCTCTGCTcag GTGCTGCCTACTGCCAGTTCATGGACATGCTGTTCCCGGGCTGCGTCCACCTGCGCAAGGTGAAGTTCCAGGCCAAGCTGGAGCACGAGTACATCCACAACTTCAAGGTGCTGCAGGCCGCCTTCAAGAAGATGGGGGTGGACAAG ATCATCGCGGTGGAGCGGCTGGTGAAAGGCAAGTTCCAGGACAACTTCGAGTTCATCCAGTGGTTCAAGAAGTTCTTCGACGCCAACTACGACGGGAAGGAGTACAACCCGCTGCTGGCGCGGCAGGGCCAGGACGTCGCGCCCCCCCCAAACCCAG TCCCCCAGAGGACCTCGCCGACGGGCCCCAAGAGCACGCCGAACCCGGCCCGCCTCAGCAACGTCCCCAGCAACGTCCTGCGGAAAAACTCCCCGGCCGCCCGCAACGGCGGCCCCGACGCCGACGCGCAGATCCTGGAGCTCAACCAGCAG CTGCTGGACCTGAAGCTGACGGTGGACGGGCTGGAGAAGGAGCGGGACTTCTACTTCAGCAAGCTGCGGGACATCGAGCTGATCTGCCAGGAGCACGAGCACGAGAACAGCCCCATCATCACGGGCATCGTCAGCGTCCTCTACGCCACGGAG GAGGGCTTCGCCCCGCCGGAGGACGACGAGCTGGAGGAGCAGCAGCCGGAGGACCAGGACGAGTACTAG
- the MAPRE3 gene encoding microtubule-associated protein RP/EB family member 3 isoform X1, with product MQHGRGSWGMAVNVYSTSVTSENLSRHDMLAWVNDSLQLNYTKIEQLCSGAAYCQFMDMLFPGCVHLRKVKFQAKLEHEYIHNFKVLQAAFKKMGVDKIIAVERLVKGKFQDNFEFIQWFKKFFDANYDGKEYNPLLARQGQDVAPPPNPGDQIFNKPKKPIGTAVPQRTSPTGPKSTPNPARLSNVPSNVLRKNSPAARNGGPDADAQILELNQQLLDLKLTVDGLEKERDFYFSKLRDIELICQEHEHENSPIITGIVSVLYATEEGFAPPEDDELEEQQPEDQDEY from the exons CTGGGGCATGGCCGTCAATGTGTACTCCACGTCGGTGACCAGCGAGAACCTGAGCCGCCACGACATGCTGGCCTGGGTCAACGACTCCCTGCAGCTCAACTACACCAAGATCGAGCAGCTCTGCTcag GTGCTGCCTACTGCCAGTTCATGGACATGCTGTTCCCGGGCTGCGTCCACCTGCGCAAGGTGAAGTTCCAGGCCAAGCTGGAGCACGAGTACATCCACAACTTCAAGGTGCTGCAGGCCGCCTTCAAGAAGATGGGGGTGGACAAG ATCATCGCGGTGGAGCGGCTGGTGAAAGGCAAGTTCCAGGACAACTTCGAGTTCATCCAGTGGTTCAAGAAGTTCTTCGACGCCAACTACGACGGGAAGGAGTACAACCCGCTGCTGGCGCGGCAGGGCCAGGACGTCGCGCCCCCCCCAAACCCAGGTGATCAGATCTTCAACAAACCCAAGAAACCCATTGGCACTGCAG TCCCCCAGAGGACCTCGCCGACGGGCCCCAAGAGCACGCCGAACCCGGCCCGCCTCAGCAACGTCCCCAGCAACGTCCTGCGGAAAAACTCCCCGGCCGCCCGCAACGGCGGCCCCGACGCCGACGCGCAGATCCTGGAGCTCAACCAGCAG CTGCTGGACCTGAAGCTGACGGTGGACGGGCTGGAGAAGGAGCGGGACTTCTACTTCAGCAAGCTGCGGGACATCGAGCTGATCTGCCAGGAGCACGAGCACGAGAACAGCCCCATCATCACGGGCATCGTCAGCGTCCTCTACGCCACGGAG GAGGGCTTCGCCCCGCCGGAGGACGACGAGCTGGAGGAGCAGCAGCCGGAGGACCAGGACGAGTACTAG
- the MAPRE3 gene encoding microtubule-associated protein RP/EB family member 3 isoform X3 produces the protein MAVNVYSTSVTSENLSRHDMLAWVNDSLQLNYTKIEQLCSGAAYCQFMDMLFPGCVHLRKVKFQAKLEHEYIHNFKVLQAAFKKMGVDKIIAVERLVKGKFQDNFEFIQWFKKFFDANYDGKEYNPLLARQGQDVAPPPNPGDQIFNKPKKPIGTAVPQRTSPTGPKSTPNPARLSNVPSNVLRKNSPAARNGGPDADAQILELNQQLLDLKLTVDGLEKERDFYFSKLRDIELICQEHEHENSPIITGIVSVLYATEEGFAPPEDDELEEQQPEDQDEY, from the exons ATGGCCGTCAATGTGTACTCCACGTCGGTGACCAGCGAGAACCTGAGCCGCCACGACATGCTGGCCTGGGTCAACGACTCCCTGCAGCTCAACTACACCAAGATCGAGCAGCTCTGCTcag GTGCTGCCTACTGCCAGTTCATGGACATGCTGTTCCCGGGCTGCGTCCACCTGCGCAAGGTGAAGTTCCAGGCCAAGCTGGAGCACGAGTACATCCACAACTTCAAGGTGCTGCAGGCCGCCTTCAAGAAGATGGGGGTGGACAAG ATCATCGCGGTGGAGCGGCTGGTGAAAGGCAAGTTCCAGGACAACTTCGAGTTCATCCAGTGGTTCAAGAAGTTCTTCGACGCCAACTACGACGGGAAGGAGTACAACCCGCTGCTGGCGCGGCAGGGCCAGGACGTCGCGCCCCCCCCAAACCCAGGTGATCAGATCTTCAACAAACCCAAGAAACCCATTGGCACTGCAG TCCCCCAGAGGACCTCGCCGACGGGCCCCAAGAGCACGCCGAACCCGGCCCGCCTCAGCAACGTCCCCAGCAACGTCCTGCGGAAAAACTCCCCGGCCGCCCGCAACGGCGGCCCCGACGCCGACGCGCAGATCCTGGAGCTCAACCAGCAG CTGCTGGACCTGAAGCTGACGGTGGACGGGCTGGAGAAGGAGCGGGACTTCTACTTCAGCAAGCTGCGGGACATCGAGCTGATCTGCCAGGAGCACGAGCACGAGAACAGCCCCATCATCACGGGCATCGTCAGCGTCCTCTACGCCACGGAG GAGGGCTTCGCCCCGCCGGAGGACGACGAGCTGGAGGAGCAGCAGCCGGAGGACCAGGACGAGTACTAG
- the LOC135327735 gene encoding uncharacterized protein LOC135327735, whose product MVSPLPARTLGPAPRYVSRQRVPGRLRVPWGSHRTHPGLHTAYRAGPRAVPRGAAGAGVGADAHGSPCPPAAGLRPPGDDGLEERRSVSPGWLLPTTLFSSTCRETEPATSCCGSSAGPGGGGAVPRGCPAPARRPLRGWGGRWLSPGLGTAPDPQALSGVVERGPAVKDATELPLPGGSRSAELVQTRLRRSSWACCSRRPRWGTGGPFAPGRRPPRCCGLQRREPRRRLRPGASRPARSRSRLGARAAPGGGTWDAELLPLRGRASCWLGNRLLLLLLLLLLLVRTAGGSGGTDGTRTRPSAETAAARTRRDAACPGTAVGPDIQGEEDQRDAPGSTLVISLSLSLSLDESRQDPIKTCGPGLVSLADVIAIELSLQTTGLVSSVNNSSNWLAGVVSP is encoded by the exons ATGGTGTCTCCCCTGCCAG CCCGGACCCTCGGCCCAGCCCCGCGCTACGTGTCCCGCCAGCGGGTCCCCGGGAGGCTCCGCGTCCCTTGGGGGTCCCACAGGACGCACCCGGGGCTCCACACCGCGtaccgcgccgggccccgcgctgtgccgcgaggggctgcgggcgccggggTCGGAGCCGACGCTCACGGCTCGCCGTGCCCCCCCGCAGCAGGGCTTCGCCCCCCCGGGGACGACGGGCTCGAGGAGCGGCGATCCGTGAGTCCGGGCTGGCTGCTCCCGACCACCCTCTTCTCCTCCACGTGCCGGGAGACGGAGCCCGCGACGAGCTGCTGCGggagctctgcggggccggggggggggggggcggtgccccgcggctgcccggcTCCTGCTCGTCGCCCTCTGCGAGGGTGGGGGGGACGCTGGCTTTCTCCAGGCCTCGGCACCGCTCCCGATCCCCAGGCCCTTTCGGGGGTGGTCGAGCGCGGCCCTGCTGTCAAGGACGCTACGGAGCTGCCGCTGCCTGGAGGCAgccgctcagcagagctggtgcaaACCCGGCTCCGCAGGAGCAGCTGGGCGTGCTGCAGCCGCAGGCCGCGCTGGGGCACGGGAGGCCCCTTCGCCCCCGGTCGAAGGCCCCCGCGGTGCTGCGGGCTGCAGAGAcgggagccccgccgccgcctgcgccccgGTGCCTCGCGCCCCGCACGGAGCAGGTCCCGGCTTGGAGCAAGGGCTGCGCCGGGCGGCGGGACCTGGGACGCGGAGCTGCTCCCGCTGCGGGGCAGGGCGAGCTGCTGGCTCGGGaatcgcctcctcctcctcctcctcctcctcctcctcctcgtcaggaccgcgggaggcagcggcgggaCCGATGGGACGAGGACGcgtccgtcagcagaaaccgccgCAGCGAGGACAAGGAGAGACGCGGCCTGCCCGGGGACGGCGGTGGGACccg ACatccagggtgaagaggaccaacgggacgctccTGGATCCACGCtggtgatttctctctctctctctctctctctcgatgaAAGTCGACAAGATCCGATCAAAACGTGCGGCCCGGGACTTGTTTCTCTAGCTGACGTAATCGCCATTGAGTTATCGCTGCAAACCACAGGCCTCGTCTCTTCTGTTAACAACTCATCCAACTggctggctggtgtcgtttcaccttga
- the LOC135327737 gene encoding transcription initiation factor TFIID subunit 4-like, producing the protein MVSPLPARTLGPAPRYVSRQRVPGRLRVPWGSHRTHPGLHTAYRAGPRAVPRGAAGAGVGADAHGSPCPPAAGLRPPGDDGLEERRSVSPGWLLPTTLFSSTCRETEPATSCCGSSAGPGGGGAVPRGCPAPARRPLRGWGGRWLSPGLGTAPDPQALSGVVERGPAVKDATELPLPGGSRSAELVQTRLRRSSWACCSRRPRWGTGGPFAPGRRPPRCCGLQRREPPRRLRPGASRPARSRSRLGARAAPGGGTWDAELLPLRGRASCWLGNRLLLLLLLLLLLLVRTAGGSGGTDGTRTRPSAETAAARTRRDAACPGTAVGPDIQGEEDQRDAPGSTLVISLSLSLSLDESRQDPIKTCGPGLVSLADVIAIELSLQTTGLVSSVNNSSNWLAGVVSP; encoded by the exons ATGGTGTCTCCCCTGCCAG CCCGGACCCTCGGCCCAGCCCCGCGCTACGTGTCCCGCCAGCGGGTCCCCGGGAGGCTCCGCGTCCCTTGGGGGTCCCACAGGACGCACCCGGGGCTCCACACCGCGtaccgcgccgggccccgcgctgtgccgcgaggggctgcgggcgccggggTCGGAGCCGACGCTCACGGCTCGCCGTGCCCCCCCGCAGCAGGGCTTCGCCCCCCCGGGGACGACGGGCTCGAGGAGCGGCGATCCGTGAGTCCGGGCTGGCTGCTCCCGACCACCCTCTTCTCCTCCACGTGCCGGGAGACGGAGCCCGCGACGAGCTGCTGCGggagctctgcggggccggggggggggggggcggtgccccgcggctgcccggcTCCTGCTCGTCGCCCTCTGCGAGGGTGGGGGGGACGCTGGCTTTCTCCAGGCCTCGGCACCGCTCCCGATCCCCAGGCCCTTTCGGGGGTGGTCGAGCGCGGCCCTGCTGTCAAGGACGCTACGGAGCTGCCGCTGCCTGGAGGCAgccgctcagcagagctggtgcaaACCCGGCTCCGCAGGAGCAGCTGGGCGTGCTGCAGCCGCAGGCCGCGCTGGGGCACGGGAGGCCCCTTCGCCCCCGGTCGAAGGCCCCCGCGGTGCTGCGGGCTGCAGagacgggagcccccccgccgcctgcGCCCCGGTGCCTCGCGCCCCGCACGGAGCAGGTCCCGGCTTGGAGCAAGGGCTGCGCCGGGCGGCGGGACCTGGGACGCGGAGCTGCTCCCGCTGCGGGGCAGGGCGAGCTGCTGGCTCGGGaatcgcctcctcctcctcctcctcctcctcctcctcctcctcgtcaggaccgcgggaggcagcggcgggaCCGATGGGACGAGGACGcgtccgtcagcagaaaccgccgCAGCGAGGACAAGGAGAGACGCGGCCTGCCCGGGGACGGCGGTGGGACccg ACatccagggtgaagaggaccaacgggacgctccTGGATCCACGCtggtgatttctctctctctctctctctctctcgatgaAAGTCGACAAGATCCGATCAAAACGTGCGGCCCGGGACTTGTTTCTCTAGCTGACGTAATCGCCATTGAGTTATCGCTGCAAACCACAGGCCTCGTCTCTTCTGTTAACAACTCATCCAACTggctggctggtgtcgtttcaccttga